In the genome of Bremerella sp. P1, the window AGAGTTCCACCGAAGCCGGTACGGCTGCCATCTGACCGCCGGAGGCCGGGTCGAATCCACGGTCACCTGGCTGGAGCGATGGCGGCACGTTCTCCATCGAGACCCGGCTCAAATCACTTTCGCGGGTATCGGCGTTAACGGCGAATTCAACCTTTTCGGTCGCCCTATCAGAAAGTGACTTCGAGCGATAAATGCCAACCTTATCGGTTCCGTCAAACGCCCAGAACAAGCGATCATCACGGGCCACCGCTTCGATCCGGCTCGATTGATCATCCGGCAAAATCACCTCGATGAGGTTCGCACCAGGGTCTCCTTCGATGACACCTTCAAAGACGTCGCCGAGCTCGCGATTACGGCGATCGAACTGCGAAGCGACGGCCAGCGAGAGAGACTCTTGCACCAACGGTGGGAAGCTTGGCCAAGTCGGAAAAACTGTCCAAGCAGCCGGCGGATCGAGCGAACGATCGACCGAGTCGGTACTGGCCGGCAGGCAGAAAACAATCACGTTGCCCCCAAGTCGAGTCGCGACGGCATCTTCCTTATCTTGCGAAAGCGTTTGATAACGCGACGTCACAATCGCGGGATCGCCGGTACCAAACCAGAGGGCCGTTTGTGCCGTGGAGTCTTCGCTGGTGGTGACCTTGAAGTAATTCCACACAGGGGTCGTTAGCAGGCCGCCAGCTTGCTGTCCGCGAAACGACTCCAGCAGTGGACTCTCATACTGTCGGGGATCTAAAAAGTACTCGCCGCGCGGGGTCGGTCCATCGAGCTTGATATCGATTAGCGACGACGCAGTATCATCCCCTTTGGCCAAGGCTGCGTTGTAGCTGGCCGCTTGCACCCGGTCGCCCAGGAACAACACGAGTCCGCCGCCGCGTTGGACAAACGTGCGAAGAATGGCGGCCTCGTCCGGAGCGATCTGAGCCACGTTGGACAGGTAGACGGCATCGTAGGACAGCAGGTCGATATCCATCAGTGCCGAAGCACTCATCGTCTCGACCTTGACGGGCGACTGGATCGAATCCGACGGATCGAGGGCCAGCTTCAAAAACTTGAGCGAAGGAACGTCGTCGGCCAAACACAAGATCCGCAACTGCGGCTTTACTTCCACCACAATAAAGCGACGGTTATCAGTCGCCAGCAGGTCGTCCTCTAATCGAAACTCGATCGCATGGGTACCAGGCTGGGTGAAGACCGTATTCATTTCGACCGATACCACCTGATTGTCAACGAACGGCACCACCTTCTGTGAGACGAGCCGACCATCGACGAGCATCTGTACGACCTGGCTGGGAAGTTGCGAGGCGTTGTCGCACGAAAGATCAACTCGAAACCGAGCCGACTGGTTTGGCGTTAGATAAGGCGTAAGCTGCGTCGCCCCGATGATCGCACTGTTGGTTGTTTGCGGCTGACCGACATCGAATGTCTGCATGACCGCCAGCTCTTCGATCTTGGCCAGTACCTGTTCGTTAGTTTGCGAAGCGGCCTCTTTCCAAGTCACATCGCCGTAGTCGGTCAGAATGCAGACCTGGGCACGACGAAGTCGAGGGAAGTCCCGGGCTGCCATTCGTAGTGTTCCTTCGATTTCCGCCAGGGCAAGATCAAGCGCCGCGACGCCAGGGTCGATCTCGATCTGCTCGAGTTCCCGCAGCACGTCGTTCGGGTCGAACGCTGGTTCGGAAATGATTCCTTTGGCCGTGCGGCCCATCGCCAGCAGCGTGAACCCATCTCCTTCGCCAGCTTCGTTGACGATTCGACGAGCCAGTTCCTTGGCCTGATCGAGGCGAGTCTGACCTTCTTCGCCGTAAGCCATGCTGTACGACTGATCGATCACTAAAACGGTATGTGTGGCCGAGCCGGGACCGCCAAAGCCACTGATGCCTGAGCCACCGGTGCAAGAGATATCGGCCAAAGCGATCGCGAAAAACAACAGAATCGCACAGCGAACCAACAGCAATAGCAACTGTTCGACTTGAATGCGGCGACGATTCTTCTTCATCGCAGCCAACAGAAACTTCATCGCGGCCCAATCCGTTTCGCGATAGCGACGACGATTCCACAGATGAATGAGAATCGGCGCCACGGCGGCCAATCCCCATAACAGCATCGTCGCACTGGAAAAAGCGAATGGATTCACAGGGTTAACAAGCGTTTCGTTAAAGTGGGCTACACAAGCCGGGCATTGCGGTGATTGAAAAAGTTACGAAGCACGGCGTCGAAAGGTTGGTCGGTACGGATCTGGACGAAATCCATCTGGTTCGCCAAAGACTGGCTGCGAAGGTCATTGACGAAAGCCTCGATCTCTTCGCGATACGCTTTGCGAACGGAAATAGGATCGGCCAACAACTCGGGAAATGCCTCCAGTCCGTTGAACATAGTGGGACGATCAAAGGGAAAATCGAGTTCCGCTGGGTCGAGCACCTGCATCAAAATGATGTCGTGCTTGCGAAACCGCAGATGCTTCAGACCGGCCATGATCGACTCGACATCGTCGAAGAAGTCACTGAGCACGATCACTAAGCCTCGACGACTCAGCCGGCCTGATAGTTCGTGCAAAAGGGGGCCAATCTGTGTTTTCTCTTTCGATTCGACGGTTTGCAGTACGTCGATGACTTGCTGCAGTTGCACAGGACTTCCACTGGGGGATACCAGCGAACGAACCTGATCGTCGAACGTAACCAGCCCGACGGCGTCTTGCTGCTGCAAAATTAACCAGGCCAGCGTCGCCCCAATACACTGGGCATACTCAAGCTTGCTCATCGCGGCATCGGGACTCTTGTAGCGCATGCTTTCGCTGACATCGACCACAAGGTTACAGATCAAATTCGTTTCGTCTTCGAACTGCTTGATGTAGTACTTGTCAGTTCGGCCGAGGACTTTCCAGTCGAGGTAGCGCAGATCATCCCCGGGCGCGTAGTCGCGATGCTCGGCGAACTCAATCGAGAACCCGCGGTGCGGGCTACGATGCGAGCCGGCGATCAGCCCTTCCACGATATGCTTTGCCCGCAGCCGCAGCCCCTGGACTTTAGCCAGCGTCTGAGGATCTAAAAGCGTCGACAAATTGCTGGTCCTCTACCGTGGTGGGAATGTTTTCCAAAAGCTGCTGAACGACATGATCGGTCGTGATGCCCTCCGCGTCGGCGTTGAAGCTCGTTCGAATGCGGTGCCGCAGTACCGGCAGCGCCACGGCTTTCACGTCGTCGGTGGTAGCGAACTCGCGACCTTGCAAAATGGCTCGTGCTTTCGCGCCAAGCACCAGGAACTGGCTGGCCCGCGGACCGGCACCCCATTGGATGTACGGCTCCATCTTCGACGGAATGTCGTTGCCGCGACGTGTCATGCGGACCAGACGAATTGCGTACTGGGCCACCGGATCCGCTACCGGCACACGCCGCACGACCTGAGCAAGCTGAATGATTTCTTCGCCAGTCAGTAGCGGCGAAATCTCCGTATTAACATCGGCGGTCGTGCGTTTGACGATCTCCAGTTCTTCCAGTTCGGAAGGGTAGTCAATCCGCACGTTGAACATGAATCGGTCAAGCTGCGCTTCCGGCAGCGGGTAGGTACCTTCCTGCTCGATCGGGTTTTGCGTGGCGAGCACGAAGAACGGCTTGGGCAACGCATGCTTCGAGCCACCGGCAGTGACCTGCTTCTCCTGCATCGACTCGAGCAAAGCGGCCTGAGTCTTGGGAGGCGTTCGGTTGATTTCGTCCGCCAGGATCACATTACTGAAGATCGGACCGGGAACGAAGCGGTAGGCTCGTTCCCCGGTGCTGCGATTCTCTTGAATGATTTCCGTGCCAGTGATATCCGACGGCATCAGGTCAGGCGTGAACTGAATACGGTTGAACTCCAGGTGCAACGCGCTGGCCAAAGAACGGACCATCAACGTTTTCGCCAGCCCTGGCACCCCTTCCAGCAGACAGTGACCGCCTGCAAACAGGGCGATCAGAAGCTGCTCGACTACTTCTTCCTGACCGACAATCACGCGGCCAATTTCGCGTTGCAGAAGTTCATACGCCTCGGCCAGTCTGGCGGCTGCGGCGGCATCATTTTCGCTCGTCATTCGATCGTTGTCCGTAGGAAGTCAATTGCGGAAATGGATTACGTGACGCGTAACGGTTCGTTGTGCTTAGTTGGATTCGTTTGTGGAAGAGGCGTCGGGAGGTTCTAGCAGGGGCGATGGCGAATAAACCGTCAAACGGCTAGGAGAAGCAACGATCATCTGCCCTCCGGCTACGACGACATTGCCACCTTCTTCCCCGTATTGCAGCAGATCGACTGGCAACGCGGCTTCTTTCACGCTGCCGCTCGAATCAAGCTGCGTTGCAAGGCGGAAGATCTTGTCGCGAGTCGGCCAGTACACTTGGTCACCGACCAGCGCCGGACGGCCGTATCCTCGATCGCGGAACATTTGATCTACGTTGGGGAACTCGGCCCGAATCTTGCCGGAATATAGGTGAACCCAGAACAGTTGTTCGCCACTGACCAGGACATCATCCTTGGTCGCACCCACCAGGTGCAGCGGATCGAGACCGCCGGGGACCGTTTGCCAGACTAACTGCCCCGTTGCCGCATCAAGGGCCAACAGACGCTCGCAGTCAAGCGGCATAGTGACTACGAGCCCGCGGGTAACAATGCATGGGTTGACGTTGCGCTGTACCAGCGAGTGTGCCATTTCAAGCTTATCGGGAATCAAGCCCCGGCGTGGATAACGCGTGAGCCACAGCATTTCGCCGCGATCAGCCTGGAGTGCAGCGATCACGCCATGATTGGTGTTGTAATACAGGACGCCATCTTTGAGCGTCAGCAAGTTGTGCGAACGAAAGCCATACTCTCCGCCGGCGACCAGACCACTTCCGTAGGGCTGTGTCAGGCAGATCGTTCGCCGCCACAACATCTGCGAAGTCGTCCAGTCGAAGCATGCCACGGCAGACTCGTCTCGAACGCCTGACTTGATCATCCCGCAGTAAAGACGGTTTCCCTGGATGATCGCCGTGCCTTCGAATGACCAAGGACCGGAAAGCTCGGTCACTGGAGGTATCCGCGCTTCGAGCTTGCCTTCCTTCCGCATGTCGAACACGACCATGTCGGCCGGGTCTTGAAACTGCGACTGGACGTAGGGAACACCGATCGCGGTCGTTCCGATCCGTGCGACGAGTTTCCTGTCGTCGGACGAGAGCGTGAAGCGATCGGGGCCCAGGGCATGAATCAGTTTCAGCGACATGGCCGACAGGGGTGAACCACGTCGACGACCACGCATATTAAAATCGAAATCGAGTCGACGACCGCCGGTATGGAACGCACCGTAATCGAGTTCATCTCGATCAAAGAACTGGGAGCCCTCGGTCGGAAACGCAGGCAGGCCGCTATCGAGCTGGAACGCACGTACTCGCTCTTCATCCGCGACGATGACATTGCCATCCATTACCGCGGGAAACGTACTGAGGAGTGCATCGGACGATTCAGCCACCAATGGAATACGTTGCAGTTCCCGATCTTCGCCAAAGCCGTTTCGGCCTCCGACACGCGACAACGATTGAGTCTCGAGCGAGACGCTCCAGTTCGGTTTGAACGTCTTGGCCCGCTCCGGCAATTCGGCCTTGGCGGTGCGAGCGTAGGAGCCTGCATAGGTTGGCCAGGTATTCGCGTGTCGCGAAGCATGCTCGCCAGGTGACGAGGCTACCAGCTTGGTCAGGAACTGGGCATAGTTAACGTCACGCCCTCCCAGATACCCCTGGGCATCGGGATGGAGTTGCCGCAACAGTTCCAGTTCGACGGCAGCACGATCGCTGCTCCCTTCCAGCCACGATGCCAGGCAAAGTCGAGCCCAGACGGCGGCCGGATCGACATCGCTATCGGCGGTGGTCGCCAGCGAACTCGATGCCTGGTTCTCGTCTAATAAGCTTTCGATGTAATCGAGGTGCTTTCCCCAGTCGACACCATCGACGGCAACCCAGATTGGCTGCCCCGGCATGGCCAGCAAAACACCTTCCGGATCTTCTGGCGTCCGATAACGGGGAGAGATGCGTTCCCAGGCAGTGCGGGCTTCGTTAAAGCGACCTTGTTCGAGAAGGAGATCTCCCATGTGCAGCAGCGCCTCGTCGGCGTGCTTGCTGAGAAAGTAGGTATTGATCGCAGCAGAGAGCTGGGCCGGATCGCGGGAGGCTATCGCGGCGTCGAGATCTTGCTTGGCCAACGAATCGATGCGTGTGCGGTAGACCTCGAGGAACTCGGGCATCTGCCGAGAATACTCGGAGATGCGGCGACGCAGATACGTCTTCAGTTCGACGTAGTAGACATACTCACTTCCCAGGTCGACCTGGTCGCTTCCCTGGACAATGAGTTCGTCACCATGACCACTGATAAGCCGTTCCAGGGTGTCGATCGCATCCTGCCACTTTTGTTGTTGCAGTTGCTGATCGACCTGGGCCAGCAGGTTCTTGGTGTCGTTTTTGGTTTCAGGTAGTTCGACCGTCAGCGAGAACTCAGCCCGGGCAAATACATCCTGAGCCTGGCCCAAGGCTTGAGTCGCGCCCAGGAGCAAGAGGGGAAGGACCCAAACAAGTCCTGCAGATCGCGATGTCAGCGTTGGCCTAGATCTCATGCACTCGCTATTCCTGACGATAATTGCCTTCCGCATACAGTATAGAAGCCGCCACTGCCCCGGAAAAGCAAAGCGTCAGCCTGGAACTTGCGATTCCACCAACTATTGGGGGAAAGGGTCCGATTAAGCTGGCTGTTTCGTCAAGAAAAGACGCGAAGAAACCCGGCGAACTAGTCAAACGCAGGGGGCTGGGTCGGAATCCCCTGCTTCGCTTTTTTCAGCGCAATATCGGTCAACTCATCAGCGGACAGTTCTTTTCGCTCGGCCGCTGGTCTGCGCAGGTAGCACACCACGATGTAAAGGAAAAAGCCTCCCAGCAGCACGTAGGGAACGATCATCATGAACAGGATGCTGAATGCGTACGCGCTCACGTAGTTGTCGCTCAAGCCATCTTTGCACGTCGGACACGCCCAAGCCCACGAAGGGGCCCCGAGCACCAACAGTAGTGCTGCGGCGCAGTTCAACTTGGCGAAGATGGCTTTCAGGGCGTTCATAATCCTAGGTTGCGGCCTCTGGAGGAAAGAACTGATACAAACAAAGATAAACTAAGACGCCGGTAATGGAAACATAAAGCCAGATCGGAAAGGTCCATTTGGCAATCTTGCGGTGGGCTTCGCGGCGATCCTTGAGGCCCAGATAAATGGTAATGACCGCCAAAAAGGGCACAACCGCAGCCAGCACCACGTGGCTAAGCAGCATGATGTAATAGCTGTATCGAATCCAAGCAGCCGGATAATCAGGGAACGTCTTGCTGTGCCCTTCCATCAAGGCGTGATACACCAGGTAGCACACCAGAAAGACCACCGATACGCCGAAGCAGCCCAGCATCGTCCATTTGTGCGCATCGACTTTACCCAGCTTGATCAGCACAAAGCCGACCACCAACAGCAGGGTCGCCAGGCCGTTGAGCGATGCATTCACATGGGGTAAGAGCGTTACCAAATCCACACGTTAGTCCTTCTTCTCGGTTTCACTTGGGGCAGCTTCGTCCTTGGCCGGCGGAAGCATTTCATCCAGCGTCTTGTGCAGCGACTCCATCTGATCTTTCTGGCTGGTGCGGAACGAGTCGATCACCTTGCCATCAGGCCCCACCAGAAAAACGCGATCGCTGTGATACTGCGGTTCGACTTTGATATCAAAGAAGTCGCTGCCGATCTTCTGGATATAGTCGAACTCGCCGGTACAGAAGTACCAGCGATCGGGATCGGCCTGGAAGCGTTCGGCATATCCAGCCAATGCTGCCGGGGTATCGTTATCGGGGTCGCAGGTGATGCTGACCAGTTTCAAGCCACGATCTTTGAATTCGTTTCGCAGCCGAGCCTTCTCCATGTTCTGCATGATGCAGCTGCCGGGGCACGACGTATAGAAGAAGCTGCCCAGCCAGATATCTCCTTCGAGCGACTCACTATTAAATGGCTGATCCAGACTATCGGTCAGCTGAAAGCTATCCATCGTCTGCTTGCGAGGTTCTTCCTTTTCTGCGACTTCCTCTTCGGTCGCTTTCTTATCATAAGGCTCAGCCAACAGTTCCTTCAGCATCTTCTTCGCACGCAAAAAGTCCGTGGAATCGGTCGCACGGAAAGTCCCGCGAAGCTTGCCGGCTTTGTCGATGACCATCAGGCGGTCACTGTGCGTTTGTGTCTCGAAGGCAACCTGAAACGATCCTTCGGTGATCTGCTTCAGCTGCTCCATATCACCAGTCAAAAAAGTCCATACGCCAGGCTTCGCTTGAAATGACTCCGCATACTGACGCAAAACGGCCGGCGTGTCGTTATCGGGATCGCAGGTGATACTAACGAACTTGATGCCTTCGTCGGCGAACTCTTCCTGCAGGATCGCGATCTGCTGGTTTTGCATCTTGCAGATCGAAGGACACGCGGTGAAGAAGAAGCTGGCAATCCAGACGTCTCCATCCAAAGATGCCGTATCGAATGTCTCTTCCTGGGCCGACATCAGCTCGAACGGGGCGATCTCACGGTTCAGCTCGACCTCGGGTCCCTCAGTTGCGTGATCGTCAATCGGCATGCTACCGCCGCTGGGGCCACGATTGAGTGCTGCCCAGAACATCGTCAGTCCCAACAGGATCAACAGCACGGCAGAAACGAAAATTCCGGTGGTGGGTTTCATATCCAATCTCCTCGCCTTGTTTTCCCTGCCGCACGGCAGGCCAAGGCGAACATGACGATGGCAAATAGTATGGTAATCGTTACGCCAAGGCCTACGCCGGGCAACCAAAATTGCCCAGTCGTCTCCCCACCCAAAAAGCTTGGCGCGGTTTCCGCATGCAGGATTTGTCGGATGGCCCCCAGTGCATAGGTAACCGGATTGAGCGTCATCACCCAACTCAAAACCCACTGCCCGATCGACGACGTATTGGTGGGAATGGGAAAGAACGCCCCGGACAAAAGCCACATGGGCATCAGCAGCAAATTCATCACAGCGTGAAACCCCTGCGTCGAGTCCATCCGCCACGCCAGCCAGAACCCCAGCGACGTCAGCCCAATACCGACGACCACCAAAAGTCCAAAAATGGAGACCAACTGCACGGCATTCATATGAATACCGACGAAGTAGCCCAACAAGAGAAAGATCATCGCCTGCCCTACGGCGAGAATCGTTCCGCCGAGCACCTTACCCAGCACCATCGACCACCGCGGGATGGGCGAAACGAGCACCGATTGCAGGAAGCCTTCGTTGCGGTCTTCGATGATCGAAATCGTTGCGAAGATCGCTGTGAACAGCACAATCAGCAGCAAGGTGCCTGGGAAGAAATAAACGGTGAAGCTTTCGTCCGTGCCCCCCTGCCCTGATGTCCGAAAGACGCCCGTTAGCCCGGTACCAAACAGAAGCCAGAAAATAATCGGCTGGCCTATCGCCCCAACAATGCGGTTCCGCTGCCGCAGAAACCGTACGATCTCGCGGCGGCAGAGCGACCAGGCGGCGGCCAATGGGTTGGGGCTGGCAATCGCTTCGGAGGTCATGGGGTTACCTCCTCGGTAAACTGCCGACCAGTCATCGCGATAAAGACATCTTCCAGCGAAGGCTTGGCAAGCGTGATCGCATCGACCAGTTCGCTGGCCGTTTGCATGATCGAACGGATCGTGGCGGGGCCGTCTTCGGTTTCCAGACGCACCAGTTCGCTGACCTCGCTGGCATTCAATTGCAACTCGTCGTGCAGTTTTCGAATGAGTGCTTCGGGCTGACGCGAACGAATGGTGATCGTATCGCCGCCGATTTTATCCTTCAGGGCATCCGGTGTATCGAGCGCGACCAGCTTGCCTTGATCGAGGATAGCAATCCGATCGGCCTTCTCCGCTTCTTCTAAGAGATGCGAGGTAAGAATGACCGTGACGCCTTGGTCGGTTCGCAGGAATTCCAGGTAACGCCACATCGCTTGACGGGCAGCCGGATCGAGTCCCGTGCTGGGCTCGTCCAGCAGCAAGATCTTTGGCGAATGCAACATTCCCTTGGCCAGTTCGACACGTCGTCGCAGACCTCCGGAAAGGTCCTCAACGATGTCCTTCTGGCGATCTTCTAGTTCCAGCTTGTTCAGCAGCAAGGCAGTTCGCTCGGTGAGCGCGGCCCCGGTAATTCCGTACAGAGCGGCCTGCTGGTGGATGTTTTCCAGGACGGTCAGCTTTTTATCGAGACTGGGCATCTGAAAGACGACCCCAATCTGCTGGCGAACCTGGTGCTGATGCGAACGCACCCCATTACCCAGGATGCTGATATCGCCGTGAGCGAGTGGCATCAACGTGGAAAGCAGCCGAAACAAGGTCGACTTGCCGCCCCCATTGGGACCGAGAAAGACGAAGATCTCGCCCGGGTCGATCGATAGCGTGACATCGACCAGCGCTTGCCGCTTTCCATAAAAATGGGAAACGTTTTCGATGGATACGGCGCGCGGGGCAATCATTCGCAGTTCAACTTAATGAGCAGCCGGGGCCTGATCCAGCGCGGCGGCATCGTCGACATGGACATGGGGCACCGGAGCGTGCAGCCAACGGCTTTGCGAGTACTTTTCGGTTCGCATGCCGATATCCGGAATCAGCATACAAGCCAGGAAGATGGCCATCATGCCAGCGGGAACGGTCAGCACCCACTTCCAGTTGGCTTCCCACAAAAGGTGCATGAAGAACAACATGACCAGCAAGGCCTTGCCGCACGAGACGGCCATCATGAAGGCCATGCTCACGTGGGGCGGAATGGCCGTATCCCACCAATCGAAATAGGTCAGAAACGAGCACATCGTCAGCAGGCACAAAGCCACAAAGACCACCCAGTACTTGGTGTTACCGGTCGAAGCATGCAGCTCTTCGTCGTTGTGCAAATGATGCTCGTGCGCCGGTGGATGTGTATTCGGTTCGCTCACGGATTCACTTCTTTAAAACAGGTACAACAGCGGGAAGAGGAAAATCCACACCAGGTCGACGAAGTGCCAATACAGGCCTGCGTTTTCCAGGTAGTGCGACTTGCTGACATCCAGCGTGCTGAAAATTACCAGGGCGAAAATGATCAAACCCACCACCACGTGCAAGGCGTGAAAGCCAGTCAGCAGGAAATAGGTGCTGGCCCACATGTTGCCGCTCGGAAGGACGAAGGGAAGCTTCATCCATTCCATTTCGTGCCCAATACCATGGTTCAGCAGGTGGGCATCATCGGCAAGTAGCAGATTGAGAAAAGCAGTCCGCTCACGCAACGGCTTGGCATCTTGCTCGAGCTTGGCCAGCTCTTGCATAAGCCCGCCCAGTTCGACACGCATTTCACGCAGTTCGTCCTCGGAAGGTCCTTCTTCCCCTTCCGCGGGCGGCTTGAGCTTTTCGGAAAGTTCCGTCTTACGGGCTTCCTTGGTTTTCAGATCGTCTTCGACCTTGGCCAAAGGCCCGGCAATCGACTCTTTTTCGTTTCGCAGCCGCGTGGCCTGGTAGTCGGACACTTCGTGATGCTGCACCGCATAGGCGAGTGACTCGAGAATGGCGTGGGCTTCGATCGGGTTCTCGGTGTTGGTGGCCGTTCGTGCGGCGTAAGCAACGCCACCAGTCAGCATCGTATCGATGAAGTCGACCTTGGTCACTCCTTCGAGAACTTCCTCTTCCTTCTGTTCTTCCGAGAGTTCCGATTTGAGGTTTTCGAGCCGCACCTTGAGCGCCGACACGTAGTAAACGTCTGGCTGATCATACAGCCGACGACCTTCTTTGGTCGGGAAAATACCGTGGGCGAACTTTTCTTTGTATTCGTACGCTTTCACACCTAGAAAGACGCAGCCCAGAACGAACGTGACCAGCAGCCACTTCTTAGCCGAACCGCTTTGATTCTTACGGGCAGCTTCCAGGCTGAGCACGATCGACAAGCTGCTACAGATCAGCACAAACGTATTGAACGCACCGATCGGCTCGCTCAGGTAGACGTCGTGCGGTGTCGGCCAACTACCAGACGGAGCACCGAACCGCAGCACCACGTACGCGCCGATCAGGCCGGCGAAGAACATGATTTCTGTCGATAAAAACAGCCACAAGCAAAGCTTGCCTAGCGAAAGCGGCAGCGCCGGGTGGTATTCCAGCTCGATGTGACCGTGATGATCTTCACTATGAGAATCGGACATGCGGGGTCAGTCTACTTGAGGTTCTTTTTTCCGTTAGACACTGCTGGGCAAAATGACCAGCAAAGCCAGTTGGCAGGGCAAATAGATCAACGAGGCAAATAACAACTGCCGGGCGGTCTTGTCGTCTCGCGATGTGAAAAAACGCCACGAGGCAACCAACATGAACACGCCACCAAGCAAGGAAAGGAGCATGTAGAAAACATTGGGCATCGCAGCCTGGCCGATGCCTGGAACCACGCTGACCAGCAGCAGGGCCATCGCTCCGGAAACGGCTTGAATGCCTGCCTTGGTTCCGCTGTTATCGACAACGGACCACATCTTCATGCCGCCTTGGGCATAGTCTTCACGATACAGCCAGGCGATCGCCATGAAGTGCGGGAACTGCCAGAAGAACAAGATCGCAAACAGAGCGACAGCCTTCAGATCCAGCACGGGGTTCACGGCCAGCCAGCCCATCAGCATCGGCAACGCGCCAGCGATCGCACCGACGGTTGTGTTCCATGGCGTGACCTGCTTCATGGGCGTGTAGATGAATACATACAGGATCCAAGTCAGCGCCCCGATCAGTGCCGGCATAACACCCACGGTCGCGAGCAGATACGAGATACCAACCGAACCCAACAGCGTGCCGAACAAAGCGCTCGAGTAACGCGACAAGCGACCGCTGGGAATGGGACGCTGGGAGGTGCGGTTCATGCGGCGATCGACGTGAACTTCCAGGCACTGGTTCCAAACGCAGCTACTGGCGGCCACCAAGGCGGTGCCAACGATCACGTGAATCAGGCGGGCCACGTCAGGCTGACCGTTGCTTGCGCAGTAAGCGGCAATCGCGACGCATACCAACAAAAGGACGGCGATCTTGGGCTTGGTAAGCTCGAGATAGTCGCTCAATTGCTGCTTTACGCGTGCTTTGCGATCGGTCAACGTGGCAGGACCACTACTCATGCCATCACCTCTTTGCCCGGAGTCCCGGTGAGCTTGGCTGGGGAGGAATTCGCTTGCGAAGAAGCGATTGGATAACAACGCAGACAATAGGCCACCAGCATCACGCTGCAAGCCAGAATTAACGATCCAACCGCAACATGCCCCGTCACGATCATCGACTGCATCGCACTTTCCCACTGAACGACGAAGCTACCGAAATAGGCTCCGCCTGGCAGGAAAGTTGGCCAACCGTACTTGACGGTGTAGGCCGCGATACCAA includes:
- a CDS encoding SCO family protein; translated protein: MKPTTGIFVSAVLLILLGLTMFWAALNRGPSGGSMPIDDHATEGPEVELNREIAPFELMSAQEETFDTASLDGDVWIASFFFTACPSICKMQNQQIAILQEEFADEGIKFVSITCDPDNDTPAVLRQYAESFQAKPGVWTFLTGDMEQLKQITEGSFQVAFETQTHSDRLMVIDKAGKLRGTFRATDSTDFLRAKKMLKELLAEPYDKKATEEEVAEKEEPRKQTMDSFQLTDSLDQPFNSESLEGDIWLGSFFYTSCPGSCIMQNMEKARLRNEFKDRGLKLVSITCDPDNDTPAALAGYAERFQADPDRWYFCTGEFDYIQKIGSDFFDIKVEPQYHSDRVFLVGPDGKVIDSFRTSQKDQMESLHKTLDEMLPPAKDEAAPSETEKKD
- a CDS encoding cytochrome c oxidase subunit 3, whose amino-acid sequence is MSDSHSEDHHGHIELEYHPALPLSLGKLCLWLFLSTEIMFFAGLIGAYVVLRFGAPSGSWPTPHDVYLSEPIGAFNTFVLICSSLSIVLSLEAARKNQSGSAKKWLLVTFVLGCVFLGVKAYEYKEKFAHGIFPTKEGRRLYDQPDVYYVSALKVRLENLKSELSEEQKEEEVLEGVTKVDFIDTMLTGGVAYAARTATNTENPIEAHAILESLAYAVQHHEVSDYQATRLRNEKESIAGPLAKVEDDLKTKEARKTELSEKLKPPAEGEEGPSEDELREMRVELGGLMQELAKLEQDAKPLRERTAFLNLLLADDAHLLNHGIGHEMEWMKLPFVLPSGNMWASTYFLLTGFHALHVVVGLIIFALVIFSTLDVSKSHYLENAGLYWHFVDLVWIFLFPLLYLF
- the cyoE gene encoding heme o synthase, which produces MSSGPATLTDRKARVKQQLSDYLELTKPKIAVLLLVCVAIAAYCASNGQPDVARLIHVIVGTALVAASSCVWNQCLEVHVDRRMNRTSQRPIPSGRLSRYSSALFGTLLGSVGISYLLATVGVMPALIGALTWILYVFIYTPMKQVTPWNTTVGAIAGALPMLMGWLAVNPVLDLKAVALFAILFFWQFPHFMAIAWLYREDYAQGGMKMWSVVDNSGTKAGIQAVSGAMALLLVSVVPGIGQAAMPNVFYMLLSLLGGVFMLVASWRFFTSRDDKTARQLLFASLIYLPCQLALLVILPSSV
- a CDS encoding ABC transporter ATP-binding protein; translation: MIAPRAVSIENVSHFYGKRQALVDVTLSIDPGEIFVFLGPNGGGKSTLFRLLSTLMPLAHGDISILGNGVRSHQHQVRQQIGVVFQMPSLDKKLTVLENIHQQAALYGITGAALTERTALLLNKLELEDRQKDIVEDLSGGLRRRVELAKGMLHSPKILLLDEPSTGLDPAARQAMWRYLEFLRTDQGVTVILTSHLLEEAEKADRIAILDQGKLVALDTPDALKDKIGGDTITIRSRQPEALIRKLHDELQLNASEVSELVRLETEDGPATIRSIMQTASELVDAITLAKPSLEDVFIAMTGRQFTEEVTP
- a CDS encoding ABC transporter permease; this translates as MTSEAIASPNPLAAAWSLCRREIVRFLRQRNRIVGAIGQPIIFWLLFGTGLTGVFRTSGQGGTDESFTVYFFPGTLLLIVLFTAIFATISIIEDRNEGFLQSVLVSPIPRWSMVLGKVLGGTILAVGQAMIFLLLGYFVGIHMNAVQLVSIFGLLVVVGIGLTSLGFWLAWRMDSTQGFHAVMNLLLMPMWLLSGAFFPIPTNTSSIGQWVLSWVMTLNPVTYALGAIRQILHAETAPSFLGGETTGQFWLPGVGLGVTITILFAIVMFALACRAAGKTRRGDWI
- a CDS encoding cytochrome C oxidase subunit IV family protein encodes the protein MSEPNTHPPAHEHHLHNDEELHASTGNTKYWVVFVALCLLTMCSFLTYFDWWDTAIPPHVSMAFMMAVSCGKALLVMLFFMHLLWEANWKWVLTVPAGMMAIFLACMLIPDIGMRTEKYSQSRWLHAPVPHVHVDDAAALDQAPAAH